The proteins below come from a single Bacillota bacterium genomic window:
- a CDS encoding DUF433 domain-containing protein, which translates to MEVFERITVDPKVCGGKPCIRDLRFPVSRLLGLLAAGETRDSILKAYPYLEPADVDAALRYAAFLAEEETVEVAR; encoded by the coding sequence ATGGAAGTCTTCGAGCGAATTACGGTTGATCCAAAGGTGTGCGGGGGGAAACCCTGCATCCGCGACCTTCGCTTTCCTGTCTCGCGCCTGCTAGGGCTGCTTGCTGCGGGGGAGACACGCGACAGCATCCTGAAGGCGTACCCCTACCTTGAGCCTGCCGATGTTGATGCGGCGCTGAGATATGCTGCGTTCCTGGCTGAAGAGGAGACGGTGGAGGTTGCTCGGTGA
- a CDS encoding DUF5615 family PIN-like protein has translation MLRSWLKRRRWRLLGEVPVDMPLSPTLARWLCEHGHDTIHAFEVGLGSASDEEIMERARSEGRVVVTADLDYPRLLALTRARRPGVVLFRGGSFSESDMLSMIGRAIAAVSERDLASSIVVVDRQRVRRRTLPV, from the coding sequence ATGCTGCGTTCCTGGCTGAAGAGGAGACGGTGGAGGTTGCTCGGTGAAGTTCCTGTCGACATGCCGCTCTCGCCGACCCTTGCCCGTTGGCTCTGTGAGCACGGTCACGATACCATTCACGCCTTTGAAGTTGGGCTGGGCTCTGCCTCGGACGAAGAGATCATGGAGCGTGCACGGTCTGAGGGTAGGGTGGTGGTTACGGCCGATCTGGACTACCCTCGTCTTCTGGCGCTCACGCGTGCTCGCCGCCCGGGAGTTGTTCTTTTTCGCGGAGGGAGCTTCAGCGAATCCGACATGCTGTCTATGATCGGACGGGCTATCGCCGCAGTCTCCGAAAGGGACCTGGCCAGCAGCATTGTGGTTGTTGAT